The Comamonas testosteroni genome contains the following window.
GCCACTCTACCCAGCCCACCCACCAGCCGATTTTTCCGGTCCAGCCCGTTTTTGCACGCAGTATCCAGTCAGGCCCTGCTTCATTGACCATCACGTCCTTCACAAGCCGCTGGTGCTCGACCTGGAAAGGCAATTGATTGCGGTAAAGCCGTTGCAAGAAAGCAATCTGCTCGAAGGATGAGATGGCGAGGTCGCCCTCAACCCAGAATGGCTTGTCGCCAGTGGCGACCGCATTGCCATACCCAATCTTTCGCATATAGGCGGTCTCGCCTGCATCACCGAGTTCCTTGGCGAAGCGCTCATACACCCAGACGGTGGAGTTCCTCATCGCGGAGCGCAGATTCTGGTCCACGTTCCAGGCCTCCACAGGTCGTTTCACACCATCCCATTGAATGAGCTGAAACTCGTCGCGCAGCAACCCTGCATCAAGCGCAAACAGGCTGTGCGGAATCTTGAAGGTAGAGGCTGGCGAGTAACGCCGGCCGGAACGCGACACGTTGTAGACGTGAGTAATTTCAGAGCTATCGCGTGCATCGAGAACAACGATGCTGCCTTGCGCATCAGCTTCTGTGAAGAACCGAGACCACTCGGTCATTTCTTGAGGCTGGGGGCCTGCCGCCGTCACTTGAGCAAACCCTGCGGCCAGGGCGGATAAGAGCAGACTACGTCGATTCATGCGGCTAGTTTAAAGGTCAAACGAACCCGTCCTGAGGTGGCAGGGACAGTGACGATGCCACCTGGTGGCTATGGGAAGCGCCTCTTGCGGGCCGGACAACGACAGCCACAATCGCTTCAATCCACAACCAGAGGCTGTCTTTCGAGCAACCCAATCGGGCATAGCGAGCACTCAGGGAGTTCGGACTGCCGCCTGAGTTGTCAATCGGCGCTCGCAGGCCCTTTAAGTTCAAGCTGATTGCCGTCCGGGTCTTTGCAGTAAATGGACGGGCCCATGCCATCAGCGCCAAAGCGT
Protein-coding sequences here:
- the blaOXA gene encoding class D beta-lactamase produces the protein MNRRSLLLSALAAGFAQVTAAGPQPQEMTEWSRFFTEADAQGSIVVLDARDSSEITHVYNVSRSGRRYSPASTFKIPHSLFALDAGLLRDEFQLIQWDGVKRPVEAWNVDQNLRSAMRNSTVWVYERFAKELGDAGETAYMRKIGYGNAVATGDKPFWVEGDLAISSFEQIAFLQRLYRNQLPFQVEHQRLVKDVMVNEAGPDWILRAKTGWTGKIGWWVGWVEWPSGPVFFALNIDTPNRLADLAKRQSITRNVLRSIKALPTSA